The genomic segment AAACAACGGTATGTAAGCAAGTCGCAGTACTACTGGAATTACCAAATATTTTTGGCTgggctgtaaaaaaaataacttatttaattatacagtgtatatgtacaatattttattttcctaaatatatgtatataaattaatatatcaaataaaattaaaaaatatataattaaatataaactatacaaaatatttagaaagtaaacataataataatagtaataataatatatcatataagatacaaaaaatatatatacatatatacaaattgtaatatagaaaattctaaACTCTACATACCCATTGAACTAATGATGCGATTGAGCTTCCGAACATTGCAGTGatgttaaatgttaaaaagcaCATAACACTGCTATAATATTCAGGCGGAATCACGAAATTCTCATCTGAAGAGTGTATATCAGAGTGAACTGATGGGAAAAGCGCTAGAGTCACGAAGAAGATTAAAAACGTGTTAAAACATTGCGGGAAACACGCTTTAAACACTGCCCAATATGGTGGTCTGTTGCTTCCCCTGGAATTGTTCTCTAATTGTCTTTTGCTTGTCTCTTTCTGATAAAGCAGCTCGtgatatcgataaaatctctgtaatttaatttattaacatttagcTGATTCATTAATATGTTTagctaatatttctttataatacatatacaaaattaatgaacagatcaataatttactttaattcattatttatttatcaagagATTCATgaacttatttatttctgaattaAGTACACATTGAAGTAAATATTGGCAAATAgtaaattgaaacaaaagatataataaaatcttacatTAATTGGAAGTGCGAAATATGTGTCAAAGCAAGCCAGTAAGATGAACAAAGCTgtgataaagtaatatatagcAGCAGTACGCGCATTCGGCGCCATTATTTGAGCaaggaaatttataatagctGTAAAAGTTCCACTGATATTCTGAAAACAatagatgataaaatttagGTTTATGCATTATGCAACAATTCTTTATCAGAtgtgatattgatatttaccGAGCCTAAAACAACAGCGCCCATGTATTTGATGGGCAATTTTGCTGCCATTCCAAACACTGAATTCTGGTAAATGCCATTGGcagctaaaatatatatttccaatgcATTATGCATGAACAGAATatcaattaacaattaataacaatgttgatataattaataattataaatgtaacttaatttaatataataatttaatttgatatatgatattgataaattaatgaaattcaaAAGCTTTATATGgagtaaaagaaattgaaagaaaaagttactcttcaaatattatacatacatagaaATGTATGTTTacttactatttaatataacaacagATATCATAGTAACCCAGAAGAATACTCCAGGCCAACCAGAACTGTCAGTCATCGCTAAGATGACAGTAAAGACAAATATTAAGACCAGCACAAAGATGCTCCACACTATACGCGTTGTTAAATTACCTCTAAAAAGTCAAAAGCGTATCTTttcaataaatcatattatttagcaaattatattttcactattataaaagaaattatttcattatattttttaaaatatttaataatatactcaatgaaataaaatcaatcaaaaaatttacatttatataatctcaatcattattaatatatattaataacaaaataaatcattacttaagaaaaattataaaaatctcttgATTGCACAAtgcattttgttattttgtatacataccCAAATTGTAAAAACACATTCAGCCAATTAAACAATAGATTAGGAATTTGCGCTGCAAATCCCAAGTATGCAAGGAAATTTGTTGCATAGTTTGTATCTATACCAGTGTACTCCATAGATAATTTGTAATTCACAAAATACTACAAAATATAccaattctttatatataggtTGTGCTATAATTTTAACTGtgttattatgaattattatatttgatttacttACATCTTTAGCTGTTATAAACATATTCCATGGCATCAAGGCACCGATTCCATGAAGTACCAGTATGCaaaatactaaatttaatctaaaacaatttttcttaaattattttatacaaaaagataaatatatagaattaataaaaatatttaactcatataattatatcatacaaaaaattctctaccatcattattttattaatataaaacatatacaattttataatattacaaacaatatttacagatatttatagataatccatattaaataatataacaaacaaataataactATACCTATCTCTAGGAGGATTCAATTCGAGATCTGCTTGATCCATTGTAACGCCTTTAAAATTAAGTTCGTCATCAGGTCTACCCGTGCCTTCCCATCCTGGCGAAAGACGCACAGGTTCCGAACCTTAAATAAGaattcgattaatttaaataaaaattaaaaattattttcaaaattaaattaaaattttatttcttaaatttctaaattaaaaattaattataatattatattatataatctaatattttaaaataatttattttaattatttaattaagaacaattttcaaatttattattttgtattgtatattgaaaaagaatttaaaatattatcataatttaaaaatatcctacATAAATAAgtctaattgtaagatttattataaatttgatttttaatttaaaaagtaattctaACAGAACATGCACAATCTTTTCaataaccaaaaaaaaaaagggaaaaaatcgaattaatagtattacatataagaaattttgatatacaaCAGATAcacaaagaattaatttagacatagataattatttacagtCAAAAGATAATTGTGTGCAACCactataatagaatataaatataagttactATAAATCttaagataaaacaaattatataataaaattaacagttaaggaaaaaattgcaaaataccTTTTACAGCCATCTGTCTtgcattgaattaattaaacaaagcaatataaatattatttataagtttttaattcaaaacttaaaaaaaatataacaagaatAATAGTAAGTTAGAAGGAAGCTTATATCAGTATtcagtaaattattatcactagtaatttttattaatcgtttGTGAAATGCTATTTCGCGAGTGCGTCTCATTACTTCTAATTCTGTTAATGACTGCATGAATAAAGACTTGCGTATCTTTATTCAGCTAAATCAGCATGTTATATCAGCAAAATAAAACCTTTATACATGAGAAAACGTTATTCTTGTCTGTGTAAGCTACACTAAAATGTTTTCTCaaatcattatacatatttaacacatttaaatatgtttatatatgattgaataatgtaaaaaaattctgaaaatggattccacttatttttttttaaatagaaattatagaattattaatatcaatacatttttttatgaacattataatgtaaaatatccaGGTAGTTTAATTTAAAGGAAACTTGAaagtaaaaacataaaatgtataaaaaacaaatagaaaaatataattagaaaatatataaataaaataaatattatataaaaataaagaaataagtacatatacaaaattaatataaaaagaattgcagacaagtagattattttataataattttttataaaaataaattaacttttaacaaatttatctaaaattttgattcttttgcataatattttgttttctaagAATTCCAAGtatgtttatgattatatttacaagTTGAGATAGCAAgcacaaaaagaaagagagcacTCAAATATGAAGAAAgctgttattttaaaaatatcttatcagTCTTCTCTTACAACTACTGattataacttattatttataaatgtctttttaatttaagaagagATGAATTCTTAAAACTATTGAAATATcacagaattattataaattgtaagataaaaaattatatatcatgcacaaaaattataaattgttaattatataaactaatcTATCTAacttttttatgttatcatatattctttcaaattaattttttaattttatttatatatattataggataatatatatatatatatatatatatatatatatatatatattacaaaaaatacataaagctTTTAATCAAATGAAATTCAACAAACTACAGACCAATGTTAAACTCACAAACACTTCACTGCCAAGAATGCTGCATCTGCAGTCTGTAAACCTCTTCTACAGACTGGTTTGAGCAGGAATACaccaaaagaaaataaaatgacaaagcAGCAATATTCCAAAAAAGCTACTGCATTCCCCTGTAACCATGAGAGCGCATCGCACTATTACCTTTCGCAGCCACGATACGGGTTCCATTGGAATCCTTCAACAGAGTCTGTTCTTCGGGCCCCGCGCCAAATTCCTTCTTGGTGTAAGTGCCCGCCATTTTTCTATGTTCTTTTATCTCCTTTTTTGTTACACAAGAGAGATTTTTCAAACACTACCGACTTCGATGATGCTTTCAGCAATGATTGTGACGActtaatacatttttcgatGATCGGTCACCagaaaaaatgtagatttacCTACACTTTCTGCACTTTCTCGTGATTTTATCTTCGCCTAAAAAacgtgaatatttatttattattcaaatgtcGCATAcctaaaagataaatttttcgtaaaattttgacaatattatcaaaaatattattaatacaaaaatctaattatttttatattgtatttgggtataaatttaaatttgaaattgtaaaatgacatgtgaaattttcataaaatctaaaatacaataatattgtcaatatattcaaatattttaggcAATTATGAAGTAATaacagtataattaatattgaaaaatataaaaatatgcacaaaTGTCAATAAacacaaaatattcttaaattatatataaaatttaaattataaaatactattttttatttaaaataaaatactatttttaagttataaatataacttagatattataaaatatattataatcaaggAGTCTGATGCACTCCACTAGTATTCTTAATTGTTTAAGAAGAAGATTAAGAAGATTAAGTTcagagtaaaaatattaaaatataaaaacatgatttttctttaactatgaatcaattttagaaaaaaaatattttctttatgtatacaaaacattatttagatattcgatctaataattacaacatttatatatatccggCATGTGCCAGTATTCTTTATATAGGTtaagagtaataataatctaagagcattaaataaatataaataattactttttctctctctctctctgaaggtataaaaatattctcttttctatttatatgtaatttaaatattacaatcgaatatattttaagcgaGGCTCCTCAAAATAGGGTTGGATGGGATGGACAGGGGACAGGTTGTAAGCGAAAGTATAGTGCAAAAAAATGAGACAAACCTTGTATCGGATCTTTCCGCGTTACTCGTCTCGAACTTGActatcgtaaataataaacgatTCGCTAGACTTATTGTCAACTATCAACAATAATGGATTATCCGAAGAACATGATGAAAAAAGAgcgatgaaaaaagaaaatcacgtGCCAATGTCCATCGATCGTATGTGTCAAATGTCTTATTTGCTTAGATATCGTTGCGTCGCGcgcgtcgaaaaaaaaaagataaaaaagtgcAATCAACGATTAAACGTCGAGATTGCTCGAGATACAAGGAACACTGCGGGACGCGGGACACGCGAGCGTCCGTACCATGTTTCCGTGTTCCTACTATTTTGCTAGGTTAGATCGCGGAATTAAAGGCCCTTGCACAATGTAAGGCGATAGCGACGAAGAACAAAGAAAGCGATAGTGATGAAGAACAAAGAAAGCGATAGCGACAAACGATATCCAATGAGAGATCTACTTTTTCGAAAAAGCAGTGTTCTCATTGGATATTGCCTATCGCTATCGTTATTCCCTTATTCCTATCGCTATCGCATTGTGCAAGGGCCTTTAGAGTTCATCAAGGTATACATCTCGATGCTGCA from the Cataglyphis hispanica isolate Lineage 1 chromosome 20, ULB_Chis1_1.0, whole genome shotgun sequence genome contains:
- the LOC126857010 gene encoding equilibrative nucleoside transporter 1 isoform X1, which codes for MAGTYTKKEFGAGPEEQTLLKDSNGTRIVAAKGSEPVRLSPGWEGTGRPDDELNFKGVTMDQADLELNPPRDRLNLVFCILVLHGIGALMPWNMFITAKDYFVNYKLSMEYTGIDTNYATNFLAYLGFAAQIPNLLFNWLNVFLQFGGNLTTRIVWSIFVLVLIFVFTVILAMTDSSGWPGVFFWVTMISVVILNTANGIYQNSVFGMAAKLPIKYMGAVVLGSNISGTFTAIINFLAQIMAPNARTAAIYYFITALFILLACFDTYFALPINRFYRYHELLYQKETSKRQLENNSRGSNRPPYWAVFKACFPQCFNTFLIFFVTLALFPSVHSDIHSSDENFVIPPEYYSSVMCFLTFNITAMFGSSIASLVQWPSQKYLVIPVVLRLAYIPLFLFCNYQPARIERSLPIFIDNDWIFWVIAITMGLSSGYLSSLSMMYCPRMVDSQHASTAGMFGAASLITGIFTGILFSMAMPSVVSNVTF
- the LOC126857010 gene encoding equilibrative nucleoside transporter 1 isoform X2; the protein is MAVKGSEPVRLSPGWEGTGRPDDELNFKGVTMDQADLELNPPRDRLNLVFCILVLHGIGALMPWNMFITAKDYFVNYKLSMEYTGIDTNYATNFLAYLGFAAQIPNLLFNWLNVFLQFGGNLTTRIVWSIFVLVLIFVFTVILAMTDSSGWPGVFFWVTMISVVILNTANGIYQNSVFGMAAKLPIKYMGAVVLGSNISGTFTAIINFLAQIMAPNARTAAIYYFITALFILLACFDTYFALPINRFYRYHELLYQKETSKRQLENNSRGSNRPPYWAVFKACFPQCFNTFLIFFVTLALFPSVHSDIHSSDENFVIPPEYYSSVMCFLTFNITAMFGSSIASLVQWPSQKYLVIPVVLRLAYIPLFLFCNYQPARIERSLPIFIDNDWIFWVIAITMGLSSGYLSSLSMMYCPRMVDSQHASTAGMFGAASLITGIFTGILFSMAMPSVVSNVTF